The Ornithinibacillus sp. 4-3 region CTTAGTAAATCCTCCATGCCCACAACGTTTAATTTCATTACCTCACCTCGTTAACCAAGATTTCAAATTCGACATTTCTTTCCTCAAGATTATTGATATATATAATGTCGAAAATACGAGTACCTAAACGGATCCTTAATTTTTCACCAAGTTCATAATATTTTTCTTCAATGTCTTTTCTGTAACGGGTGTTGATTCTAGCTGATACCTTCACTTGATTAGCACCAGCCATAATAAATTCATTACCTCGAATGTTTCGAATTTGAACCCATGACAAACCTAAAATACTATCCGTCCATTCTTCAATCCAATGGCCTTCTTCATTTTGTCTACGTCTTTTTTCTTCCCATTGAACCCGTTTATTAAATTTAGATGGGTTATTCATCTAACCACCTACTCGTAATTGCAAAATAATTGTTTGTAATCCCATTTCTATAACTCTTGATGTTCTGCCATCTATACTTTGATGTCTCTGTTCATACCAATGAGTTACTAACATAGTAATAGCTAATTTATAAAGTTCGTTTTCTTGTTCATTAACTCCAGCATTAGATAAATATTCAATTGCTGATTTAATAAGGAGACCCAACAAATCATTGTCGTGGTCTCCATCAATTCTTAAATATTCCTTTACGTGAGTTAATAGATTAGCTTTGTTCATCTACTAATCACCTTCTTCAGGTTCTGTAACATTGACTATTGATGTATCAGTTTCGTTTTCTGTAGTAACAGTAATTGTTACTTGTCCAACTGAAATAGCCGTCACTAATCCGTTAGTATCGACTGTCGCTATTTCATTATTAGTTGAACTATATGTTACATCCTGTTTTGCTGTAGATGGCTCAACTGTTACATTTAGTTGGCGTGTTGCACCTACTATTAAATTATTAGTTTTAGGAGAAACCGCAACAGATTCAACATCACTATAAATTGTGGTAATCGTAACTGGATCTGATTGCTCGGATTCATTTTCTCCAATAACTTCTGAAACGGAAAAAGAGTACTCTGTATTAGGTGTTAAACCTTCAACAATGTACTCTTTTTCCTCAATACCTTCTGCAATTAATTCTCCATCTTGATATATGTTATAAGGCATATTTGTTCTCCTTTCTGCCCTGATTAACGAGTTTTAATCCCACGTTAATTTTACTGTTGCATCAGTAGGTACACCCGTTAAATTTACGGGCTGATTAGGGTGTGGAAATTACTTTCGCAATACGGAATGCTGATTTAAGTTTGATTTGGTGATCAAACCAAGCTGTCACAACAAATTGCTCGATTCCTGTTTTGACATCTTTATCTCGCTCGAATTGTGTCGTAGCAATGTCGTAGTTGTAATGTGAGTATGAAAAATCTCCAACAATTGGCTTAATTGCTGCATCAATAAATACAACTGGATAACCTAATACTTGTTCTGGCTGCGCACCATAAAGAGTTGCATTTCCATTCGCCAATTCTTTTACAATTTTTGTGTAGTCCGATTTTTTCATTACGATTGTAGCATTATCACGGTAATCTTCATGTAAGTCATCAAGCGCGTTAGTGATTGCATTAAAGATATCTTCGCCTTCAACCTCTTTGATTGCATTTTCAGTAGAATAGAATGACATATGTTCTTCACCTGTTTTTGGTGTTTCTACAAACGCAACTTTACGTTCTTTTGCTGCAATCCCCGATTGTAATGCATTTTCTACATGGTTTACAATAGCTGTATTTGTTCCTAATAAAACTGTTTCAGAAATACCCGAAAATACTTTAAATTTATTTCGACCAAAGGACACAAGATCACCTGAAGATTCTAATTCTTTCGCTGTTTCTTTGTCACTGATGAAATCGTCGTTGTCTAAGGTAAAGTTAATTTTCGGTATTTCTAAATTAGTAATTTGAGTAAAAGTAGAAATTTCACGTAACTTGTTTTTAACCAATGGTTCCGCAATGATGTCATTAGATACTGTTTTGGGCAAGAATTTACCTCCACCAGTTGAATTATCATCACCTAGTGCTTGTAATACATCATTTGGGATTGCTTTATTTTTCATTACCGCTTTAATCATTTCGGCCTTTGCTTCAACTACTTTTTGTTGCGGATCTTCTACACTACCTAAACCTAACTTTTGTTGTTGCGCTTGTTGTTTGAATTTCGCCTTTTGCTCTGCTTCCATTGTGTCATGTTGTTCTTTAATTACGTCAAAACGGGCTTTTAAATCATCTTTTGATTTTTGTAACGCTTGAATGTCTTCCATACTTGCAGATGGATCAATTGCTTTTTGTGCAAGTTCCCCCTCTGTTTTTTGTAATTGTTGACCAATTGTAGAGAGATTTTGTTTTAACTCATAAAGTGTTTTTTGTCCAAAAAACTGAAAATCACCTAATTTTAATAATTTCACTTGTTTTTTCATTGATAAATTCCTCCTAAGATATCATTTATATAATTAGCATTAAATGCAGCTGCTTCCGCTATTTTTTTTCGCTCTGCCATTTCTTCGGCAGATATTACACTTGAATTTTGTTTCAAATCTCTAGGTACATTTTTATAGTTCGCAAATAGTTTATCGCTTATGGAAGCAACCATTTCATTTGCTCCTTCAATTACATCACATAAACCATATTGCAATGCTTCATCAGCTGATAACCATGTTTCAGCATCTAACATTTCCCGCAGCTTATCGTCTTCAAGTTTATCCCCCGATTTAGATAAGTACGATTGGATAGAAGATTCTCCAATACGATCTAAGTCATCTGCCTGTTTACGTAATTCAATTGCGTTGCCAATTGCAAAGGTCCACGGATTATGAATCATTAACAGGGAATTTTCATACATAATGATTTGATCTGCTCCCATGATAATTACACTAGCAATAGATGCAGCTAATGCATCAACGTAGGCAATAACACGTGCTTTATGTCGTTTAAGCATGTTGTGAATGGCAATTCCTTCAAATACGCTACCTCCTGGGGAATTAACATATAGATTAATTGTTTCAACATCTCCTAGATCATCTAACTCTTGTTTGAATATCTGTGCTGATTTCTCTCCATACTCTTCCCAAGCATACTTTGTAATTTCTCCATAAATAAAAATATCCCCTGATTTTCCATCAGCGGATAATTTCATATTAAAAAATTTATTTTTCTTTCCTTTACCCACTACCCTTCACCTCCCTTCGATGAATTCTTTCTTTGGGTAGGATCTAAATCTAATGGATATAAGTCACCTGATACCCATAATTTCGAAGCATTACCGCCTGCAGGAGGCTCATCTTCTAATCTGCGCACCTCGTCGGGCGTTAGTATTCCATTGCGAATAGCCATTTGATAATATGCAGTTCTGGTTTTAGTGTCCCCACGTAATAAACCACCTAAATTAAACTTAAAATACAATCCTTGTTTAATTCGCTCATCTTCCGTTAGAAGCTTTCTATTAAACTCATTTTCGTATTGGATGACAATTGGTGCAACGGTCATCTGAACAAATTGAGTCATATTTTCTTCATTGGAAGAATAGCTTTGTCCTTCATGATCATTTAGAAAAGAAACTGGAACATTAAATACATTGGCTACTCTTGATCTAGTGATTTTTTCAGAGTTTATGGTGTCAGAAGCAAAATATTTCTTTTCTATATTGTCAATTTCTACACCAGGTTCACGGAATAGAATTCCACCGTTTTCACGATAGAATTCCCTAAAGTTATCGACTACCTCTTGCCTTTTTTCTTTGTCAACATTAGCACCGTAAGTTAAAAAGAAACTCTCCTTCTTTTGCATTTCCGATAAGCTAAATTCTTGAACTGCTTTGTCATATTCTAAAGTATTTTTTAATACTTCAAGTGGGCTTATGCCTTTCCATCTTGATGTACCCGAAATGTGCTTAACATGTAGCATATTCATATTATGAAAATAATACGTTCCATTACTACCATTTACTTGATACCATAAAGTATCATCATCTTGATTTATAAAAGGTGTAACATATGCTGAATCGATTGGTACAATTTTTTCTACTTGCATGCGAATATCTCGAAAAATAACAGCATAGGCATTTCCTGTTTCATTTCTTGAAACTTCCATTTTACTAATAAAATCAAATCCATGCATATTGTCATTTGGATTATTAATCAATACATCCGATGCTTGATTATTTACAACATCATAATTTTGGTACAGCTTAATAGGTAAAATGGATATAATATTAGACAATCTAGTAATAACACTGAAAATAGTTTCGTTATTGGCCAACTTGCTATTATCTATTCCCCAAAAAGTTCTCCCTGCCCATGATTTGAAATTAGACGTTGCATTCTTCCAACCAGCAACTGCCCCTTTATAAGATGCCTTAATTCTATCGAACCATTTCAAACTCTCACCACCTTTCATTTAAGTTAGATATGGATCATTTGATTGCATCAGCAGTTATCATCAGTATCACAAATTTCCCTATTGCAGATTCTAACGCTTCTTCATCATCGTTTTCATAAGCATTAACAATTTCACCTGACAGATCTCTTAATTTCTTAAAAAATTCAATACCATCATCTTTCATTACGTTTTCACCCTCCCATCAATTCTTTAACTGACATAAATTCAACCTTTCCTTCTCCCTCAGGTTCAACCATGATTTCCATTACTGCGGTATGAGCATTTAAAAAAGCCGCAAAACCGTCAATTTTACGGTAGCGACCTTGTTTTTGTGGCAAATTATTTTTGTGGTTATCAGGTTTAATTTTTACATTATTTACATACCAACGGAATAATCTATTATTATTAAAAATTACTTTCCCATCAATGAACATTTCTTTTAGATCATCAACCGCTGGACCAAGAACCATTGCTCTTTGTCTCGTTACTTCCGTTGTAAATCCATGACTTTCTAACGCCTTATTTAATCTAAATGCTTTTGCTGGGTCATACGTGATTTTAGTTATGTTATATACATAAGACATTTCAACAAACCAATCTTCGATATATTCTTTCTTGATATAATCACCAGGTACAATTGTTAGCAGTCCTTCTTTCTCCAACTCTCGATACGGTAATTTTTCATTGTTTATTATCACCTTTTCTTCTGGAACCCAAGTATGCGACAAAACAA contains the following coding sequences:
- a CDS encoding head maturation protease, ClpP-related → MGKGKKNKFFNMKLSADGKSGDIFIYGEITKYAWEEYGEKSAQIFKQELDDLGDVETINLYVNSPGGSVFEGIAIHNMLKRHKARVIAYVDALAASIASVIIMGADQIIMYENSLLMIHNPWTFAIGNAIELRKQADDLDRIGESSIQSYLSKSGDKLEDDKLREMLDAETWLSADEALQYGLCDVIEGANEMVASISDKLFANYKNVPRDLKQNSSVISAEEMAERKKIAEAAAFNANYINDILGGIYQ
- a CDS encoding phage major capsid protein yields the protein MKKQVKLLKLGDFQFFGQKTLYELKQNLSTIGQQLQKTEGELAQKAIDPSASMEDIQALQKSKDDLKARFDVIKEQHDTMEAEQKAKFKQQAQQQKLGLGSVEDPQQKVVEAKAEMIKAVMKNKAIPNDVLQALGDDNSTGGGKFLPKTVSNDIIAEPLVKNKLREISTFTQITNLEIPKINFTLDNDDFISDKETAKELESSGDLVSFGRNKFKVFSGISETVLLGTNTAIVNHVENALQSGIAAKERKVAFVETPKTGEEHMSFYSTENAIKEVEGEDIFNAITNALDDLHEDYRDNATIVMKKSDYTKIVKELANGNATLYGAQPEQVLGYPVVFIDAAIKPIVGDFSYSHYNYDIATTQFERDKDVKTGIEQFVVTAWFDHQIKLKSAFRIAKVISTP
- a CDS encoding phage portal protein, with translation MKWFDRIKASYKGAVAGWKNATSNFKSWAGRTFWGIDNSKLANNETIFSVITRLSNIISILPIKLYQNYDVVNNQASDVLINNPNDNMHGFDFISKMEVSRNETGNAYAVIFRDIRMQVEKIVPIDSAYVTPFINQDDDTLWYQVNGSNGTYYFHNMNMLHVKHISGTSRWKGISPLEVLKNTLEYDKAVQEFSLSEMQKKESFFLTYGANVDKEKRQEVVDNFREFYRENGGILFREPGVEIDNIEKKYFASDTINSEKITRSRVANVFNVPVSFLNDHEGQSYSSNEENMTQFVQMTVAPIVIQYENEFNRKLLTEDERIKQGLYFKFNLGGLLRGDTKTRTAYYQMAIRNGILTPDEVRRLEDEPPAGGNASKLWVSGDLYPLDLDPTQRKNSSKGGEG
- a CDS encoding Ig-like domain-containing protein encodes the protein MPYNIYQDGELIAEGIEEKEYIVEGLTPNTEYSFSVSEVIGENESEQSDPVTITTIYSDVESVAVSPKTNNLIVGATRQLNVTVEPSTAKQDVTYSSTNNEIATVDTNGLVTAISVGQVTITVTTENETDTSIVNVTEPEEGD
- a CDS encoding head-tail connector protein, giving the protein MNKANLLTHVKEYLRIDGDHDNDLLGLLIKSAIEYLSNAGVNEQENELYKLAITMLVTHWYEQRHQSIDGRTSRVIEMGLQTIILQLRVGG
- a CDS encoding phage head closure protein codes for the protein MNNPSKFNKRVQWEEKRRRQNEEGHWIEEWTDSILGLSWVQIRNIRGNEFIMAGANQVKVSARINTRYRKDIEEKYYELGEKLRIRLGTRIFDIIYINNLEERNVEFEILVNEVR